The following proteins are co-located in the bacterium genome:
- the cutA gene encoding divalent-cation tolerance protein CutA, which translates to MTYTIIFSTVSSGEEAKKITMALLEEKLAACVNIIPSVESLFWWEGKIDNAKELLLIIKTLEKNVPFVTKRIKELHSYKVPEIIAVPVTGGNNDYLRWIGESISH; encoded by the coding sequence ATGACATATACTATTATATTTTCCACGGTTTCATCTGGCGAGGAAGCAAAAAAAATAACCATGGCGCTGCTGGAAGAAAAATTGGCGGCATGTGTAAATATCATTCCATCTGTTGAATCTCTATTTTGGTGGGAAGGGAAAATCGACAACGCGAAGGAACTCCTTTTAATTATTAAAACCCTTGAAAAAAATGTTCCTTTTGTAACCAAAAGAATAAAAGAACTGCATTCTTATAAAGTCCCTGAAATAATTGCCGTTCCGGTTACCGGAGGAAATAACGACTATCTCAGGTGGATAGGAGAATCTATCAGCCATTAA